AGAACCTTGGCGTCGAACTTCCTTGAAAACGGGGTTTTCGGCAGCTTCTTGTGCCGGACCCGAAGCTGACCCAACACCGGTTTTTCCCCACGATTTTCGTACCTCGATAACTAGCGCCAGCGGAAGATGCGGAGGGAGATGGCGAAGGGGATTATGAGCCACGCCAGCAGGATGGCTACTGGAGGGAGTAGTTGATGGAGGCTCATTCCCTGGAGCATGTTGCCTCGCATGGCGTCGATTGCGGCGGTGAGAGGGAGCGCTTTGATGAGAGGTTGGACGACTGCGGGGAAACGGGTGGAGGAGAAGAAGACTCCGGAGAAGATCCACATGGGAAACATGACGAAGTTCATGAGTCCTGAGACGGCTTCGATGGTTTTGGCGCGGGATGCGGTGAGCAGGCCCAGCGCGGAGAAGGCCAGGGACGTGAGGATGCAGAGAAGTGCCAGTTGGGCGATCGATCCGCGGAAGGGCACACCGAAGACGAGGCGGGCGAAGCCGAGAAAGGCGGCGACTTCGATGACGAGCATGACCAGTCTCGAGAGGAGAAAAGATGCGAGGTACTGCCAGCGAGGCATGGGCGAGGCGACGAGACGCTTGAGGAGTTTCTTTTGTCTGGCTTCTACGATGGCGAACCCCATGCCCCACATGGCGGATCCCATGAGGTTCATTCCGAGAAGTCCAGGCACTACGAAGTCGATATAACGCGAGCCGGTTTCGTGCACCAGGTCTTCTTTGGTGTGGAGGGCGTCGTGTCTGCCGGCTGCGGTTTGGATCGCGTGGTCGGCGAGGAGTTTGGCGGTGCGTGCGTCCGGGTTGGTGGAGTCGTACTGGTAGACGGTCGTGTCCGGTCGCTGAACGGCGAGGAGCAGGATGCGTCCTGTGGCTAAGGCCTGCGTGCCTGTGGCTTCGTCCATGGTGGTGGAGGTGAGGCCCTTGTCGGCGTTGAGCGCCTGGGTTAGTTGCAGCGTGGTGGCGCCTACCTGAAGAACTTCTGGCGGGCGGTTGCGAAAGGCGATGCCGAGGCCTGCGGCGAGTAGGATGGGAAAGATGAAGATCCAGAAGATCGCCTCGGGCTCGCGCAGGAAGAGGCGGAAGCGCATCATCGTGAGTTGATAGAGGCTGCTCAGCTCCAGCTTATTCATCGCGCAGGTTCCTTCCGGTGAGGCCTACGAAGACATCTTCGAGTGTTGCCGAGTGAGTGCGGAACTCGTCGAGGTGAAGCCCTTGCGAGGCGAGCACGGAGAAGATCTTCGGCACGGCGGTGTGGAGCTCGCGTACGGAGAGCTGGTGGATGCCGGCGGTGAGGCGGTGGGACTCGACTCCATCGATTGCAGTGAGGAGGGCTGGATCGACGGAGCCATTTCGGTTGTCTAGGCTGGTGGCGGCGAACTCTACGATGTGCTCTCCGCCGACGGAGGCGATGAGCCGGGGCGGGGTGTCGAGCGCGATGATGCGGCCGTGGTCCATGATGGCGACGCGGTCGCAGAGGCGCTCGGCCTCGTCCATGTAGTGGGTGGTGAGGATGATGGTGCGGCCCTCCTGCTTGAGGCGGTCGAGCAGGTCCCACAGGTTGCGGCGGGCCTGGGGGTCGAGCCCGGTGGTTGGTTCATCGAGGAAGAGCAGCTCTGGATCGCCTACGAGGGCGCAGGCCATGGCGAGGCGCTGCTTCTGGCCGCCGGAGAGGGTGCCTACGCGGGCGCTGCGCTTCTCCTCGAGCTGAGCGGTTTTGATGGAGTCTTCCACGGTGATGCCACGATGGAAGAAGCTGCGGAAGAGGCGCAGGGTCTCTTCGACGGTTAACTTCTCGGAGAACTGGGTCTCCTGGAGCTGGAGGCCGATGCGCTGACGAAGCTCGTCTGCATTGGTGCGCCAGTTGAGGCCGAGGAGTTCGACGTCGCCGCTGTCGGGTGCGGTGAGGCCTTCGCAGATTTCGATCGTGGTTGTCTTTCCTGCGCCGTTCGGACCCAGAAGCCCGAAACACTCGCCGGGTGTGACCTCGAGATCGATGCCGTTGACGGCGACTACGTCGGCGAAGGTCTTGTGGAGTCCGCGCAACATCAGCGAGGGACGGTCGGCCTGCGGCTTTGCGCTCAGCATGGAGAGGTTGCCTTTGGCTTCGAGGGAGGCAGCTTGTCGACGAGGATCTGGACCAGCTGGTGTACGGAGTTTTGACCTACGTCTCGGAGGGCGGCATATTCGCTGATTTCGATGTGACGAATGCGGGGATCCTGAAGGAATAAGCCGAGCAACTCCTTGCCTTCTTCGAGGCTGAGCCCTTGTTCGTGAGGGAAGTAGATGGCAGTCAGGTCGCTTCCGCGGAAGACGTCGATGTCGAGGTGCAAGAGGATTGCAGCGGAGGGTGGAATCGCGGCGAGGATCTGCTGCGCCGATTGTCGGATACCGATGCGCCGGAGATCGGCTAGCGATGTGGACTTGATGGGTGTTTCCGGCGACTGCGAAGGGGTGGACCATCCTATGAAGGAGACCTGCGAAGGTTTGAGGGGTGGACCGTTCCAAAACGCGGAGTCGTGGGTGAGAAACCAGACTGCGCAGGCGGCGGCGCTCTGACTGCGGGAAGAGACGGGCGCGGCGTCGTCGCAGTCTCCGTCGATGTAGAGGACGTGAATGTCGTTGGATGCGACTTTGCTTAAGGCTTGTGCGGTTCCTACGACGACGCTGCAGTCGCAACCAATCAAGAGCGGAGTTTGTCCGGGCTGAGAGAGTATCCCGGTGAGATGTTCGCTCAGCAGGTCCCAGACGATTCGCGGAGCCGGCCAGCTTCTGATGGGAGGAACGGAGTGATGGGGAAGATAGCTGGGTATAGGGAGATTGCCGGCATCGACAGCGTTGCGACCGGCATCGTTCAGCCGCTTTACCAGATCGGCGTCACGGTAGGCCTGGGCGTCGTTCTCGTTTCCGGGAATGAGCGATCCTGCACGAAGGGGAACTCCGAGAATCAGGTAAGCCGGAGTTGTCCGCTGGGCGTTGGGAGGCGGTTGGATCGGGGAAGCCGCGGTGGGGACTGGTTGCCCGTCGGCGTAGGCGCTGTCCAGTGTGAGCCCAAGGGCAGCTGCGCCCGCCGTGGTCAGGAACTCTCGCCTCTTCATTCAGCACCTCGTTTCAGCAAAGCGGCCGGAAGACAAGTTTTACCTGATACTAGCGGAAGGCGTCAGCTGTCTTTGCGGAGGCCTCTAGATATCTTTGCGATAGAGGAGCTCGCGCATGGCCTGGCGCCGGGCGGCGTTGGCTTCGGTCTGATTTTTGCGCTCGTCGGCGTCCATGCGTTGTTTGGTGACGGGGTCGGTGGTCTCTTCGGCGCTGCACTCGGGACAGCGGTTGGCGAAGCCGGGCTTATCCGGCTTTAGCTCGAACTCTTCAGAGCAGATGGCGCAGACTTTGATCGGAAACGGCATACCCTCCATGATAAATCGATTGGGGGTTTTAATGCGCCCTGCGCGGGCGGCGCCCACTTCGTGGGGTGTATACCGCTTCGCCTTGGGCCTCCCGTTGGTCGGCGTTGATACTTCTTTGCAACCAACGGGAGTGACGAAACAGCTTGACAAATTTATGTGTAAGTATTAACTTACGGTAAGTGAAAACTTACGAACAGCAGCAACTCGATGCCCTTGGGGATGTAACGCGGCGATTGTTATTGGAGCGGCTTCGCCGTGGGCCTCTGCCGGTTGGCGAGCTGGCGCGTGGTCTTACGGTGAGCCGGCCAGCGGTTTCTCAGCATCTGCGGGTTTTGAAGGAGGCGAAGCTGGTGCGCGATGAAGCAGCAGGGGCGCGGCGCTACTACAGCCTGGATCCGAAGGGGTTTGAGGCGCTGCGAAAGTATCTGGACAACTTCTGGGGCGAAGCTCTGGAAGCATTTCAAGCGAAGGTCGAGGAGAAGTGATATGCCGGAGAGACAACTGATGGTGGATGAAGCGACGGTGTTGGCGGACTCGCAGGAGTTGGCGTCGGTGCGGAAGAGTGTTCGCGTGAAGGCCGATGTGGCGCGCGCGTTCCGGGTGTTTACGGAGGGGATGGACAGCTGGTGGCCGAGGACGCATCACATTGGCAGCTCGCCGATGAAGCGGGTGGTGGTGGAGGGCAGGCCGATGGGTGCGATCTATACGGAGCAGGAGGATGGGACGAACTGACCGTGGGGTTCGGTGCTGACGTGGGAGCCGCCACATCTTTTTGTGATGGCGTGGCAGATTCGCCCGGACTGGCAGTTCGAACCGGAGTTGAGCAAATGCAGCGAGGTGGAGGTACGGTTTACGGCAGCCGATGATGGCACGACGCTGGTGGAACTGGAGCATCGCCACATGGAGCGACATGGTGCGGGCTGGTCGAAGATGCACGGGCAGGTGAACTCCGGTTGGCCCGGCGTGATGGAGTTGTTTGCGGCAAAGGCGGATGAGGGGGTATGAGGGCGGCGGCGTGGTTTCGCGCTGCGGCTGTGGTGTTGCTGCTGTTTGCCGTGGGCCATACTTACGGCTTTCTGGCCTTTCGCCCGGAGACGGCGGAGGGCCGGGCCGTGTGGGAGGCGATGAAGAGTGTGCGGTTCTCTGTGGGTAATACGACGTTTAGCTACGGCGGGTTTTATATCGGCTTTGGGTTGTTTATCTCTGCGTTCCAGGTGTTTTGTGTCTGGCTGGCGTGGACGCTGGGCTCGATGGCGCGGGCCGGGGAGATGGCGGCGCGCAGGATTGCTTGGGGAATGTTTGTGCTGCAGTGCTTTGGGATTGTGCTCTCGTTGCGGTACTTTTCTCTGGGGCCTGCGGTGCTGTCGGTGATTGCGGCGTTTTGTTTTTTGATGGGCGCGCTTTCTGTGCGGAGGAGTGCTGGATGAATGGAGTGATTTCGCGGCGTGAGTCCATCCAATTTATTGCGCGGGAGATTTGGCAACCCCGAGCGACGCAGCCTATAATTCCGGCCCCATAGGGGGTTGATATGACCACAGATGACAAACAGCTCATGGAAAACAAACATATCGTGCAGAGGTTCGTGGAGGAGTGCTGGAACCAAGGGAAGATGGATTCGATAGGCGAACTGGTCGCAAGCGGATGCAAGCTTCACGACCCGGTTTTTCCCGCTCTTACCTCGGGTGCGGACAACCTGAAGCGGCACCTTGAGATGTGCAGGATCGGATTTCCCGATCTCAGATCTTCAATCGACGATACGATCGCTGAACGAAATGAAGTTGTGCACCACTGGACGATTCGAGGGACTCACAAGGGACAGTTCCTTGGTCTGGCTCCGACCAACCGCACGGCCACGGTCTCGGGCACCTCGATTCATCGGATAGAGGGCGGAAAGATCGTGGAGCAGTGGTCGGATTGGAACCTGATGACGTTGATGGAACAACTTGGGGTCTCTGCGGCACCGAAGACTACGGCGCCAAAAGCAGAATCGAAGCAGGCTTGATGGGTGAGCGTGGCTACACGCAGGCTTGATGCCAGGGGCTATGCGGAAGGCAGTGAATCGAGAGCTGCCTTCGTTTTGTCGTGCAGAACTTTGGTTTCGGCGTGTTGCTTGCGCAGACCGTCTACGATGTGGGCGGGGGCCTTCGACATGAAGGTTTCGTTGTTGAGTTGTTTGTCAGCAGAGGCCAGGCCTTTTTCGTATTTGGCAAGGTCTTTGGTGAGGCGCTCGCGTTCAGCAGCGACGTCGATTTGACGCTCGTAGATGATGGCTACGTCGAACTCTGCAGTGGAGCGGGCATTCGAGGCGGTGAACGGCTCGCTGGCAAACTCTACTGCTTGGACGCGGGACATCTTTGCGAGGACGTCGGCGTTGGCGTCGGCTAGCGCGAGGACGCGATTGCCTGCGTGGATGGTGATGGGTGTGGCTTCTTTTTCGGGGACGCCTAGTTCTTTGCGCAGACCGCGTACGGTGACGATGAGCTCCTGCAGAGTCTTCATCGCGCTCTCGGCTACTGGGTCGGCGGGGAAGTCGGTGGCTTGCGGGTAACGGGTGAGGGCGATGGATTTTGCTGGCGGCTTGCCTTCGTAGAGGGCGTGCCAGATCTCTTCGGTGAGGAAGGGCATGAAGGGGCTGAGGAGACGCAGGGCGCTCTCGAAGACGCCTACGAGTGAGGCGAGGGTGAGGGCGGTGACGGGATTTGTCTCTGTGGCCGAAAGCTCTTTGGCAGAGGGAGAGGCGTTGGCTTCTTCGGGATTCTTCGCTTCGCTCAGAATGACAGCTTCGTGATTCATTGTTTCGCTTGGGATGACAGCTTCGGGAGGAACGCCGAAGTTGAGGCGAAGTTTGGCAAGCTCGAGGTACCAGTCGCAGAACTCGCCCCAGAAGAACTGGTAGATGGCGTTGGCGGCTTCGTCGAAGCGGTAGTCGGCGAGGGCGCGGTCGACTTCGGCGGAGACAGCGCTGAGACGGGAGAAGATCCAGCGAGTCTCGAGTGGTGTGTCGTCTGGCAACGAGGGGACTACGCCGCTGTCGCGCATGGTCATGTTGTAGCCGGCCTCGCGGGCGCGATCTACGTTCATGAAGAGGAAGCGGGCGGCGTTCCAGATCTTGTTGGCGAAGGCGCGGTAGCCTTCGGTGCGGGCTTCGCTGAAAGCGATATCGGTGCCGGGTGAGGCCATGCTGGCGAGGGTGAAGCGGACGGCGTCGGTGCCGAAGCGCTCGATGATGTCGATGGGGTTGATGACGTTGCCCTTGGTCTTGGACATCTTCTCGCGGTTGGCGTCGCGGACCAGGCCGTGGATGTAGACCTCGCGGAAGGGGACGGCGTCGGCGAGAGTGCGATTGCTGCCGTCGGGCATGGGGACGTCGAGCATGAAGTGAGTGCCGAGCATGACCATGCGGGCGACCCAGAAGAAGAGGATGTCGAAGCCGGTGACGAGGAGGTCGGTGGGGTAGAAGGTAGCGAGGTCGGGCGTGAGGTCCGGCATGCCGGTGTCGGCGTTTGGATTGGGCCAGCCGAAGACGGTAAAGGGGAGGAGGCCGGAGGAGAACCAGGTGTCGAGGACGTCGGTTTCTTGAACGAGGTCGGTGGAGTTGCAGGTGGTGCAGTGGGTGGGTGTTGTTCGCGCCACGGTAATTGCAGAACAGGCCTTGCAGTACCACGCGGGAATGCGATGGCCCCACCAGAGCTGGCGGGAGATGCACCAGTCGTAGATGTTCTTCATCCACTCGTCGTACGTCTTGCGGTACTGGTCGGGGGTGAATTTGATGTGGCCCTTGTCGACGGCTGCGATTGCTTTCGCCGCGATGCTGTCGCCGCCGGTGTTGGGAGTTTTGTTGACGGCGAGGAACCACTGCTGCGAAAGGCGCGGCTCGATGACGACGCCGGTGCGCTGGGAGATGCCGATGGAGTTGGTGTGCTCCTTGATCTCGACGAGGAGGCCGAGGGCTTCGAGGTCGGCCACGATCTTCTCGCGTGCGACGTAGCGGTCGAGGCCGTGGTAGGGCGAGCCGGGGAGGAGGACGTGTGCGGTCTCGTCGAGGATGGTGAGGTTGGGAAGGTTGTGGCGCTGGCCGATGGCGAAGTCGTTGGCGTCGTGCGCGGGCGTGACCTTGACGGCGCCGGTGCCGAACTCGGGCTTGGCCCAGTCGTCGGCTAGGATGGGGATCTCGCGGTCGGGTGCGTTGTTGATTCCGCTGAGCGGAAGGCGTACGAGTTTGCCTTGCAGGGCGAGGTAGCGCTCGTCAGTGGGGTTTACGGCTACGGCTACGTCGCCGAGCATGGTTTCGGGGCGGGTGGTTGCGATGACGATCGAACCACTGCCATCTGCCAATGGATAGCGGATGTGGTAGATCTTGCCGACGCGCTCCTCGTGCTCGACTTCGAGGTCGGAGACGGCGGTCTGGATGCTGGGGTCCCAGTTGACGATGTAGGCGCCACGATAGATGAGGCCCTGCTCGTAGAGGCGGACGAAGGCCTCGTTGACGGCGGGGCTGAGGCGGTCGTCCATGGTGAAGTACTCGCGGGACCAGTCGACGGAGGCTCCGAGGCGCTTCATCTGGTCGAGGATGGCTCCGCCGTAGATGTCGCGCCAGGTCCAGACCTTTTTGACAAAGGCGGCGCGGCCGAGCTCCTGCCGGGTCTTGCCTTCTTCCTTGAGTTGGCGCTCTACCATCATCTGGGTGGCGATGCCGGCGTGGTCGGTGCCGGGGACCCAGAGGGCGGTTTCGCCGCGCATGCGATGCCAGCGGGTGAGGATGTCCATCTCCGCCTGGTTGAGCATGTGGCCCATGTGGAGGCGGCCGGTGACGTTGGGGGGCGGCAAAAGAATGGTGAACTTCTTTTTCGCGGCGTGCGTAGTTTCGGGGGTCGGAACGTCAAACAGATGTTCTTTGACCCAGTACTCGGCCCAGCGCTGTTCGATAACGGACGGATCGTATGCTTTTGGAAGTTCCTGGCTCATCGGTGTTTTAAGGGTAGCATCGACGGGCGTTAACCGCTGGTATGCGGTGGCGGGCTCGTGCGTCAGGAAACGGTTCGTCAAAGACATGCATCCACGTACACTAGCCCACGAGGTTACTCATGCGTAGACTGCTCCTCGCTCTTGCCCTGTTGATTGTTGCCGGTACACCCGCCTTTGCCCGCTCTTCGCAGGATCGCGCCAGTATTGGAAGCGATATTACGATTGCGGATGGAGAGACGGCGGGGGATATCGCCTGTGCGTTTTGCACGGTGCGTGTGCATGGCGAGGTGAAGGGAGATATCGCGACCTTCCTGGGGTCGGTGGTGGTCGACTCGGGGAGGACGATCTCGGGCGATGTGGCTTCGCTTGGCGGCGATCTCGAGATGGGCCAGGATGCGTCGGTGGGCGGCGATGTTGCGATTGCCGCGGGAGACTTGAAGCTGGGCGACGGGGCGGCGATTCATGGCCAGCGGACGGTTCTGCCTGGGCGCTTGTGGCTTCTGTTGCCGCTCGCACCGTTTTTGATACTCGCGGGACTGATCTGGTTGATCGTGTCTATCGTTCGGCGTAACCGGTATCCGTATCCGGTTCCTCCAAGAGGGCGCGGGTTCTAGCCCAAGTCTTTTGCCGGGGCTGAGGTAGTGTAAGAAGATTAGGGGACCTGATCAGGGAACCTGGCCTGCGGCGCATGCGTACCACCTTCTGCACGCTGTTTATTCTCTGGGGGAACTTTGCCGAACTTCGCGCTCCGCAGCCTCGTCTTCACGCTTCTGTTTGTCTCGACCGCGCTGGCTCAGGCGCCGGGCAACCGGGCTTATGTCGGGGAGGATGTTTATGTCGCTTCGGGCCAGCAGGTGCGCAATGCGATGTGTATCTTCTGCTCGGTGCAGGTGGAGGGTGACGTGACGGGGCGGGTCATCGTGCTGTTCGGCAGCCTGAATGTGACCGGACAGGTGGCAAAGGGCGCGACCGTGATCGGGGGAAACGCGGTGGTCGATTCGCAGGCGCGGATTGGCGGCGATACGACGGTGCTGGGCGGTAATGCGGTGTATGAGAGCGATGAATCGTTTGGGGGAAGCGCGTATGTGCTGGGCGGTCATCTGTCGCATGTGCCGCTGGCGCATGGACAGGTGAGTGCGCACCCACGGGTCTCGTTGAGCCCGCTGTTTTCGGTTTTGCTGGGGGTGCTGGTGTTGCTGCTGCTTTCGGCTTTGTTTGTGCCGCAGGTGCGGCGGCGTATTGCAGTCAATCAGAACTCTTGAGCGGAGTGTGTTCCGGACGACAAAAAAGGATGCACGCCTAGGGCTGCATCCTTTTTTGTTTGATGAGGAAGATGCACGAAGACGTTAGAAGGGGTTCAGCTTGTTCAAGCCCTTCTTCTTCTTGTGCTTGCTGTCGGACTCGTCGCCCTTGTCGAAGTCAGGCTTTCTGTTCTTTCCGTTGGCGTTGCTGGCCTGTGCGACGGGCTGGGTTCCGGGCTTGATATCGTTGACTGCGTCGGGGGCAGCCGCAGCCTTTTCAACCGCGGGAAGAGGCGTGGAGTTGGTTGGTCCAACCGCCTTCAGGCCGCCATCGGCAGGGACGGTGGTTCCGGAGGTGCCGGAGTTGAGAATCTCGACTCCGCCGATGCGGTTGCCGGAGGATGCGGGCGGGGTTGGTGCTGCACCGGAGATGCTGGTCGTCGACGATGCTCCGCTGGCGGCACCGGGGTCGGCGGCAGGGACGTCCGAGAGAGCCAGAGGCGCGGCGGGTGCTGCCGGAGCTGCGCCTTCTGCTGCGGGAGCTGCATCCGCTGTTGTCGTCGCGGGCTTCGCAGTGAGAGCGGCTCCGGCGGCAGCGTTGGGACTCAGCGCATCGTTGAAGTCGGTCTTGATCTGGTTCACGACGTGCGGCGCGATCGTGGGAGTGGGATCGGCGAGGGTCGGCTCTCCATCACGCGCTGCCATGACGACGTCCGGCTGGTGGAGGACGAGCAGACGAGCGCGATCCTGCAGACGATATTGACGGCGGCTGTTTTCAAGCGCGACGCTGGCGGCGATCTGCTCGGGGGTCGGCTGCGGAATCTTGACGTTCATCGCATCGAGACGGTCGCGGGCATCCTCGACGTGGGGTGAGGCGGAGTGCTCGAGAATCACCTTGCTGTAGGCGGCGATCGCCTGGTCGTCATAGATCTTTTCGAGCCTTGCCTTGCCTGCTTCGGGAAGCTTCATGGTGCGGACGAATCGCGCTTCGGCCTCATACGCATCGCCGAGGCCGACCAGAACGTCGTCCATGTGGCTGTACTGCGGATAGGTGTCGGCGACGGTCTGGTAGCGCGCGATGGTCGCGGGATAGTTGTTGTGAGTCTGGTAGAAGGCAGCGATGTTGGCCTCGCGATTGGCCATGACCTCCTGTACCTCGCGCAGCCTCTGCTTGGCCTGAGGGACCAGGGTCGACTCGGGGAACTGCTGCAGCATCAGGCGGTACTCTTCTTCAGCGTGAGTGGCCTTGGCGTAGTCGCGGTCGGGCTTGTCCATCTGGCGGAAGTAGATGTCGCCTACGCGCATCTGGGCTTCGGCGGCCTCGGGGGCGTTGGGGAAGAAGGTGATGAAGTCCTTGTACTCCTGCTCGGCCTGGGTGAGGGCTGCGGTGCCGCCTTCCTTGTACCAGCTGTCTCCGATGGCGAGCTTGGCCTTCATCTGATACTGCGAGTCGGGATAGGTGTTGAGCAGGGTCTGCAGGTCGAGACGGGCGACGTCGAAGTGTCCGCGCTTGGTGGCGTCGACGGCCTTGTCGTAGAGCACCTTGTCGGGAAGATTGGCGTTGGGCTTGTCGGCCGGCTTCATCGTCTTCTCTTTGCGGAGCTCTTTCTTGGTGTCCTTGGACGGGACGACTTTGTCCTTCTTGTTGTTCGGTGTTGCGGAGAGGGTCACGCTCTCGTGCTGCTGACCGTTGGCGTCGGTGGTTGTCTGGGAGGAGCCGTTTACCTGCGCCAGGGCTCCGATGGAGCTGAGCGAGCCAAACATCAAACTGGCAATTGCGACTCCGGCCAGTGTACCGGCCCTGAGAGTTGGAAAGAAAGAACGCTTGTTCATCCGCTATAGACCCCATCCGCCTCGCGCGGTCAGGCGCTCAGGCTGTGTTCTATTCTAATCGTTCCTGTCTGATCCTTACTACTGCGTGACTTCGGCCGCGCTTATGCCACTTGTACCGAGCCGGCGGCCCGGGCGATTTTGAGAAATTCCACGGCGTTCTGCTCGGTCTTGCCGGGGCTGAAGATGGCTGAGCCGGCCACGAGCATGTCGGCTCCTGCTTCGACGACCTGAGCGACGGTATCGTGAGCAACGCCGCCGTCTACTTCGATGCGAAAGTTGAGGCCCATCTCCTCGCGCAGTTCGGCGAGGTGTGCGATCTTGTCGAGCGCGAGCGGCAGGAACTTCTGTCCGCCGAAGCCAGGATTCACGCTCATCACCAGCACATGATGCACGATGGGAAGGACTTCCACCAGCGTGTCGACCGGAGTTGCGGGGTTGATGACGACGGCCGGCAACATGCCGTGGTCGATGATCTGCTGGAGGGTCCGATAGAGGTGGCGGCAGACCTCCTGGTGGACGCTCATCATGTCGGCCCCG
This sequence is a window from Edaphobacter lichenicola. Protein-coding genes within it:
- a CDS encoding SRPBCC domain-containing protein codes for the protein MLTWEPPHLFVMAWQIRPDWQFEPELSKCSEVEVRFTAADDGTTLVELEHRHMERHGAGWSKMHGQVNSGWPGVMELFAAKADEGV
- a CDS encoding outer membrane protein assembly factor BamD; translation: MNKRSFFPTLRAGTLAGVAIASLMFGSLSSIGALAQVNGSSQTTTDANGQQHESVTLSATPNNKKDKVVPSKDTKKELRKEKTMKPADKPNANLPDKVLYDKAVDATKRGHFDVARLDLQTLLNTYPDSQYQMKAKLAIGDSWYKEGGTAALTQAEQEYKDFITFFPNAPEAAEAQMRVGDIYFRQMDKPDRDYAKATHAEEEYRLMLQQFPESTLVPQAKQRLREVQEVMANREANIAAFYQTHNNYPATIARYQTVADTYPQYSHMDDVLVGLGDAYEAEARFVRTMKLPEAGKARLEKIYDDQAIAAYSKVILEHSASPHVEDARDRLDAMNVKIPQPTPEQIAASVALENSRRQYRLQDRARLLVLHQPDVVMAARDGEPTLADPTPTIAPHVVNQIKTDFNDALSPNAAAGAALTAKPATTTADAAPAAEGAAPAAPAAPLALSDVPAADPGAASGASSTTSISGAAPTPPASSGNRIGGVEILNSGTSGTTVPADGGLKAVGPTNSTPLPAVEKAAAAPDAVNDIKPGTQPVAQASNANGKNRKPDFDKGDESDSKHKKKKGLNKLNPF
- a CDS encoding ABC transporter ATP-binding protein, with the translated sequence MLSAKPQADRPSLMLRGLHKTFADVVAVNGIDLEVTPGECFGLLGPNGAGKTTTIEICEGLTAPDSGDVELLGLNWRTNADELRQRIGLQLQETQFSEKLTVEETLRLFRSFFHRGITVEDSIKTAQLEEKRSARVGTLSGGQKQRLAMACALVGDPELLFLDEPTTGLDPQARRNLWDLLDRLKQEGRTIILTTHYMDEAERLCDRVAIMDHGRIIALDTPPRLIASVGGEHIVEFAATSLDNRNGSVDPALLTAIDGVESHRLTAGIHQLSVRELHTAVPKIFSVLASQGLHLDEFRTHSATLEDVFVGLTGRNLRDE
- a CDS encoding ester cyclase — translated: MTTDDKQLMENKHIVQRFVEECWNQGKMDSIGELVASGCKLHDPVFPALTSGADNLKRHLEMCRIGFPDLRSSIDDTIAERNEVVHHWTIRGTHKGQFLGLAPTNRTATVSGTSIHRIEGGKIVEQWSDWNLMTLMEQLGVSAAPKTTAPKAESKQA
- a CDS encoding LIC_13387 family protein, whose product is MRAAAWFRAAAVVLLLFAVGHTYGFLAFRPETAEGRAVWEAMKSVRFSVGNTTFSYGGFYIGFGLFISAFQVFCVWLAWTLGSMARAGEMAARRIAWGMFVLQCFGIVLSLRYFSLGPAVLSVIAAFCFLMGALSVRRSAG
- a CDS encoding polymer-forming cytoskeletal protein, with the translated sequence MRRLLLALALLIVAGTPAFARSSQDRASIGSDITIADGETAGDIACAFCTVRVHGEVKGDIATFLGSVVVDSGRTISGDVASLGGDLEMGQDASVGGDVAIAAGDLKLGDGAAIHGQRTVLPGRLWLLLPLAPFLILAGLIWLIVSIVRRNRYPYPVPPRGRGF
- a CDS encoding SRPBCC family protein, which translates into the protein MPERQLMVDEATVLADSQELASVRKSVRVKADVARAFRVFTEGMDSWWPRTHHIGSSPMKRVVVEGRPMGAIYTEQEDGTN
- a CDS encoding ABC transporter permease, with translation MNKLELSSLYQLTMMRFRLFLREPEAIFWIFIFPILLAAGLGIAFRNRPPEVLQVGATTLQLTQALNADKGLTSTTMDEATGTQALATGRILLLAVQRPDTTVYQYDSTNPDARTAKLLADHAIQTAAGRHDALHTKEDLVHETGSRYIDFVVPGLLGMNLMGSAMWGMGFAIVEARQKKLLKRLVASPMPRWQYLASFLLSRLVMLVIEVAAFLGFARLVFGVPFRGSIAQLALLCILTSLAFSALGLLTASRAKTIEAVSGLMNFVMFPMWIFSGVFFSSTRFPAVVQPLIKALPLTAAIDAMRGNMLQGMSLHQLLPPVAILLAWLIIPFAISLRIFRWR
- a CDS encoding valine--tRNA ligase, which translates into the protein MSQELPKAYDPSVIEQRWAEYWVKEHLFDVPTPETTHAAKKKFTILLPPPNVTGRLHMGHMLNQAEMDILTRWHRMRGETALWVPGTDHAGIATQMMVERQLKEEGKTRQELGRAAFVKKVWTWRDIYGGAILDQMKRLGASVDWSREYFTMDDRLSPAVNEAFVRLYEQGLIYRGAYIVNWDPSIQTAVSDLEVEHEERVGKIYHIRYPLADGSGSIVIATTRPETMLGDVAVAVNPTDERYLALQGKLVRLPLSGINNAPDREIPILADDWAKPEFGTGAVKVTPAHDANDFAIGQRHNLPNLTILDETAHVLLPGSPYHGLDRYVAREKIVADLEALGLLVEIKEHTNSIGISQRTGVVIEPRLSQQWFLAVNKTPNTGGDSIAAKAIAAVDKGHIKFTPDQYRKTYDEWMKNIYDWCISRQLWWGHRIPAWYCKACSAITVARTTPTHCTTCNSTDLVQETDVLDTWFSSGLLPFTVFGWPNPNADTGMPDLTPDLATFYPTDLLVTGFDILFFWVARMVMLGTHFMLDVPMPDGSNRTLADAVPFREVYIHGLVRDANREKMSKTKGNVINPIDIIERFGTDAVRFTLASMASPGTDIAFSEARTEGYRAFANKIWNAARFLFMNVDRAREAGYNMTMRDSGVVPSLPDDTPLETRWIFSRLSAVSAEVDRALADYRFDEAANAIYQFFWGEFCDWYLELAKLRLNFGVPPEAVIPSETMNHEAVILSEAKNPEEANASPSAKELSATETNPVTALTLASLVGVFESALRLLSPFMPFLTEEIWHALYEGKPPAKSIALTRYPQATDFPADPVAESAMKTLQELIVTVRGLRKELGVPEKEATPITIHAGNRVLALADANADVLAKMSRVQAVEFASEPFTASNARSTAEFDVAIIYERQIDVAAERERLTKDLAKYEKGLASADKQLNNETFMSKAPAHIVDGLRKQHAETKVLHDKTKAALDSLPSA
- a CDS encoding ArsR/SmtB family transcription factor; the protein is MKTYEQQQLDALGDVTRRLLLERLRRGPLPVGELARGLTVSRPAVSQHLRVLKEAKLVRDEAAGARRYYSLDPKGFEALRKYLDNFWGEALEAFQAKVEEK
- a CDS encoding arginase family protein; translation: MKRREFLTTAGAAALGLTLDSAYADGQPVPTAASPIQPPPNAQRTTPAYLILGVPLRAGSLIPGNENDAQAYRDADLVKRLNDAGRNAVDAGNLPIPSYLPHHSVPPIRSWPAPRIVWDLLSEHLTGILSQPGQTPLLIGCDCSVVVGTAQALSKVASNDIHVLYIDGDCDDAAPVSSRSQSAAACAVWFLTHDSAFWNGPPLKPSQVSFIGWSTPSQSPETPIKSTSLADLRRIGIRQSAQQILAAIPPSAAILLHLDIDVFRGSDLTAIYFPHEQGLSLEEGKELLGLFLQDPRIRHIEISEYAALRDVGQNSVHQLVQILVDKLPPSKPKATSPC